From a single Cyclobacterium marinum DSM 745 genomic region:
- a CDS encoding IS4 family transposase, translated as MADFKAISADNRLSIAYFGQCRLVKEILLFLGKKRERSFFENNLTTIKSFSFSKDFLKLLKNNIENGLTRDRFRTTNTAFVRQRCLGFTDLIYFMLGLGKSSVQQELDNFFSDKSVSYSKGAFSQQRSKLNPKVFTWLNEQQCSFYYKKASHIRKWKGFRLIGIDGSTLQLPYSKELAKGFGHFETRTENGRKVVLARVSQAYDVLNQISIDAKIKHYRTSELALCESHLPCLGQGDLLIMDRAYAAFWLMSTLVQQQKSFVIRVKANRWKHAKAFLASTQKQQIIEVSPSKEALNRCRERNIPTEALKLRLVRVPIASGEDHILITNLVDHRKCPVKEIRELYRKRWPVEESFKLLKTRAELENLSGKTARAVLQDFNRIILRANLSNILSKTLTKKGIDYCNKKRKNTYQINRTQAYRKTKSIIDQLKQGMDKIIGKISDYAFKLLLQLEIVRPNRSVPRIKRYTARPSNFITYKP; from the coding sequence GTGGCCGATTTTAAAGCGATTTCAGCAGATAACAGATTGTCTATTGCATATTTCGGGCAATGTCGTTTAGTTAAGGAAATTTTATTATTTTTAGGAAAGAAAAGGGAGCGTAGTTTTTTTGAAAATAATCTAACAACAATCAAGTCCTTTTCCTTTTCGAAGGACTTTTTAAAACTATTAAAAAACAATATAGAAAATGGATTAACACGCGATAGGTTCCGTACGACTAACACAGCGTTTGTTCGTCAGCGGTGTTTGGGTTTTACAGATCTTATCTACTTCATGTTGGGCCTGGGTAAATCGAGTGTTCAGCAAGAACTTGATAATTTTTTTTCCGACAAATCGGTCAGCTATTCCAAAGGAGCATTCAGTCAGCAACGATCCAAACTAAACCCCAAGGTGTTTACATGGCTCAATGAACAACAATGTTCTTTTTATTATAAAAAAGCCAGCCATATTCGTAAATGGAAAGGTTTTCGGCTTATAGGTATCGACGGCAGTACTTTGCAGCTTCCTTACAGCAAAGAATTGGCAAAAGGTTTTGGCCATTTCGAAACCCGGACTGAAAACGGGAGAAAAGTAGTGTTAGCCCGTGTTTCCCAAGCCTACGATGTACTCAACCAAATCAGTATAGATGCCAAGATCAAACATTACAGGACAAGTGAACTTGCTCTGTGTGAAAGTCATCTTCCCTGTCTAGGGCAGGGCGACCTGCTTATAATGGATAGGGCTTATGCGGCCTTTTGGCTCATGTCCACATTGGTTCAGCAACAGAAATCCTTTGTCATCAGGGTAAAGGCAAACAGATGGAAACATGCAAAAGCATTTTTAGCATCTACCCAAAAACAGCAGATCATAGAGGTGTCCCCTTCCAAAGAGGCCTTAAACAGGTGTAGGGAAAGGAATATTCCTACTGAGGCACTCAAATTAAGGCTCGTACGGGTACCGATTGCATCAGGAGAAGACCATATATTGATAACCAACCTAGTTGACCATAGGAAGTGCCCTGTCAAGGAAATACGTGAGCTATACAGGAAAAGATGGCCTGTTGAAGAGTCTTTCAAGCTACTCAAAACCAGGGCGGAACTTGAAAACCTGAGCGGAAAGACGGCCAGGGCCGTTCTCCAGGATTTTAATAGAATCATTCTCAGGGCCAACTTGAGCAACATCCTCAGTAAAACACTTACCAAAAAAGGGATTGACTACTGTAATAAAAAACGGAAAAACACTTATCAGATCAACAGAACCCAAGCGTATCGTAAAACCAAATCTATAATTGATCAACTCAAACAAGGAATGGACAAAATCATTGGAAAAATATCTGATTATGCTTTCAAACTGTTGCTTCAACTTGAAATAGTACGGCCCAACAGGTCAGTTCCTAGAATAAAAAGGTATACTGCCAGACCCAGTAATTTTATAACTTATAAACCTTAA
- a CDS encoding glycerophosphodiester phosphodiesterase family protein, protein MHLITKRILAPLFFLFLFVQFGQAQVDEIKEKFLKTEELMVIAHRAANQNFPENSIVAIEEAIRMGVDIIELDIRVTADGVVVLMHDQTVDRTTTGTGDIETLDYSYLQTLNLLHKGEATLEKIPTLEEALKVTKGRIMVDMDMKTDKVEEVLEVVKAMDVVDELLFFDSDWDVLAAFQTKLPDAFIMPRTYKTKEIKKAVKKFNPRAVHIDPSFYTPKTVAKAKKYGVRLWINALGDVDREMLTNPDQEWAREWLNKGATMVQTDVPSFWTKLK, encoded by the coding sequence ATGCATTTAATAACAAAAAGAATTTTAGCACCATTATTTTTCCTTTTTCTGTTTGTCCAATTTGGTCAGGCGCAAGTCGATGAAATCAAGGAAAAGTTTCTTAAAACTGAAGAATTGATGGTAATTGCTCACCGGGCGGCCAATCAAAATTTCCCTGAAAATAGTATTGTTGCCATAGAAGAAGCTATCCGTATGGGAGTAGATATTATTGAGCTTGACATTAGAGTGACTGCTGATGGTGTAGTAGTTTTGATGCATGATCAAACAGTAGATAGAACAACAACCGGTACCGGAGATATTGAAACTTTGGATTATAGCTACTTACAAACGTTAAATTTACTTCATAAAGGAGAAGCTACCCTTGAGAAAATCCCAACCCTAGAAGAAGCACTAAAAGTTACCAAAGGACGAATCATGGTGGATATGGATATGAAAACGGATAAAGTTGAAGAGGTGTTGGAGGTGGTTAAAGCCATGGATGTTGTTGATGAATTGTTATTTTTCGATTCAGACTGGGATGTATTGGCGGCATTTCAAACAAAGCTTCCGGATGCTTTTATAATGCCAAGAACCTACAAAACAAAAGAGATAAAAAAAGCGGTTAAGAAATTTAACCCTAGGGCTGTGCATATTGACCCAAGTTTTTATACCCCTAAAACAGTGGCAAAAGCTAAGAAGTATGGTGTAAGGCTTTGGATTAATGCTCTTGGAGATGTGGACAGGGAAATGCTAACCAATCCTGACCAAGAATGGGCCCGAGAATGGCTTAATAAAGGTGCTACCATGGTGCAGACTGATGTGCCAAGCTTCTGGACAAAGTTGAAGTAA